Within Leguminivora glycinivorella isolate SPB_JAAS2020 chromosome 26, LegGlyc_1.1, whole genome shotgun sequence, the genomic segment ttttttttttaggtcaaattcaaataggtaaataataaataaataaatattataggacattcttacacagattgactgaggcccacgaaggctcgtgttgtgggtactcagacaacgatatatataatatataaatacttatatacatagaaaacatccatgcctcaggaacaaatatctgtgctcatcacacaaataaattcccttaccgggattcaaacccaggaccgtggcgcagcaggcagggtcactaccgactgcgtcagaccggtcgtcaagtaaTTTGACCACAATcgcacctgatggtaagtgatgatgcggtcttaGGTGGAGCatgcttacctatgagatacctatttactcttgctatgtatgtatgttgtaggCTTATTCTACTGAGAATATACACTTAACATCCCACCAAGAAAGAAATGTCGCATCTACTAGTAATTTTGTGTTTGACAAACCTGAAAATATTAGAATTTAGAAAACACCCTTACCTTCAATATGTTCCAATGTGTACCGACTCAGTGTAGCCTCACTCTGAAGTATAGTTTGTTTAAAGGCCCTCGCGTCTCGAAGCCGGCCAATGCAGTCTTCACAAATCAGTTGATTTACACTATACTGGTCAGAAATCTGTTCAACAGTATGAAATCATTGGTGATTACCTTATATTTGCAGTTGTAGGGTAGAacattaagtttttgtttttataagttctttattttaacataaatacaaaatatacatgGTAAGATGCTGCACAACAAAACCAGACACTTAAAAAACTTAAGTAATATTGTATTAGTTAACGTAATTTAATACTTAACCAGCAGCGCCAGACACAAAAGAGGGGCCGAACGTGTTAATAACACATATTAACATGaaataatacattatttatttaagttatattttgacaattttttaGTGAAAATTTTAGTATTTAGAGGTAAGAAAACTACTTGAAATCGTAGATTAGGGTATGAATTTCACTATATTCACCTGTATATCAAGAGTTTCTTTCAGCATTTCTTCATAAACTTCATTTTCGCCAGAGAAGTAGTAGGGAGATGAAATGTTTTTATAACAGCCGTCGGCGAGACAGCACCTGCAGATATTTGGTGTTGGCTTCCAATCCATGCTTCCTTCTTTATTAGAGTTAATTATAAAACCGTATTTGATatattttcattcataaaatacGTGTTATTATAGGTTTTAGATATTCCCATTGTCATAAGTCAAGATCGTCCGTCCGTCAGTTTATTTTgacgtttgtttttttttctaaactccctttttagggttccgtacctcaaagaggaaaaacggaacccttataggatcactcgcgtgtctgtctgtccctctgtcacagccgatttctccgaaactactggaccgatttacttgaaatttggcacacgtatgtaaacctgtggcccaaagacggaaatgtaatttaattaaatgaaatttaatcacaggggtcacttttggggggtaaaattgaaaattaaaaatcaaagttattaaaactatattgtgttacatatcaaatgaaagagcattttatcagcatctgaaatatattttttttatattttttgttttggttatttagaaataatttaagaaaataagcaaaaaatgaccattccccccttatctccgaaactacttagcgtaaaattttcaaaaaatacacgagatagccctctccatgtagattacaggaaaacctattagaaatctacagtcaagcgtaattcggacttaagagaaaaaactcagattacgaatttcactcactgccgctgcaagtagttactaaacgtcttaaaattgtgtaatcgagttggacaggtataaagaaattcatttctgtctttttctttttagaacttgttcaatttttttttcatttgtacaaaatgacttaagttcctactaaaaaggaggcgcttaagaccgtttataaattgactgagcaaaattttattcaaatcggtccaaaaaaaggtgtctgttgacgaaaacatagaatttgtgccaccgaaagcccaaatctgaagtccattttgctctatctcttatcgtttccgagatatatacgtaaagtcttgaaagttcgaaacgttaactttgccatcatagtcgttcaggcgctcatgagttctttgtatggaaaagttgaaaaccgactcgcacttgaccaatgttcatagaacgttgtggtttttttttattagcaaaaatgacttaagcgccttcagaagtgtaggtgcttaagaccgtttgtaagttaaagttagctgtgatggctcaacgaagaaagaagatttcagtatCCTACTTATCAGGGCGAGCGGTAGCGAAGCCCTCCTATAGTCGACAAAGTTCCGAACCTTGTggtacattttttgaaaaaactatCACGCCTATGAAGTTGTGCTTAAACATAGTAATTTATATTCATATCTAGATTTCatatctgtaaaaaaatattattttattgtcatttaaaaaaaaatcaaatctcagttttgtgttcaatattgtactactaacgccatctgttaggactctaaggagtaagaaaacatcgtttactattttgtataactaacgccatctgttagaaaactaaagaggtaacgttgtatttttgacgtctgtcaactatgacgatcaatcgaaacttggcactggaaatggcgcgtaattcaatttttctatgggaatcaaaacttagcccctacatttttaatattatgttatggctCGTCAAAGTTTAGGAAGCCAGCCAGAAGccaagggaagaaagggaggGAAAGAGAGGTTATcaacacggtgttttcagtcaaaagaaaaagtgaattttatttatttatttattgttgagaaacccaatgtacttaggatatgtttaggaaactcaacgatagagttgttcgctgtcgttcgctagatgtcactgttacccccgcaaactgggcaatgacttgttttcgtaaaatgtataagtattttttgatgtccacatttttcgttagatgtcgctgtaccacctgcaaactagcgaacgtccgtccgtccgtccgtccgtccgcggataatctcagtaaccgttagcactagaatgctgaaatttggtaccaatatgtatatcaatcacgccaacaaagtgcaaaaataaaaaatgaaaaaaatgttttattagggtaccccccctacatgtaaagtgggggctgatattttttttttcattccaaccccaacatgtgatatattgttggataggtatttaaaaatgaataagggtttactaagatcgttttttgataatattaatattttcggaaataatcgctcctaaaggtaaaaaaagtgcgtcccccccccctctaacttttgaaccatatgtttaaaaaatatgaaaaaaatcacaaaagtagaactttataaagactttctaggaaaattgttttgaacttgataggttcagtagtttttgagaaatatacgaaaaactacggaaccctacactgagcgtggcccgacacgctcttggccggttttttttcatattgtcTATGCATAGAAACACTACAGACGGGCGTTTTTTGCAAGGCTCGATCgtttaacccctcgtatgcttaggGGTTTAATACTTTACCCGTAACGTAACCTGTTTGGCAGTTCGTATTTTTGTTGTGTATTAGCAAGTGTACAGTCggccaaccaaatcttggcagtCGATTTGTAAGTTTAATGGCTCGTCGATCATCTCGCCACTACGAGTTGCAACGTTAAGGTTTAGGAAGGACGcgtttcatgaaataaattggCCGCAGAGGcagagccctacatttttcaagtttgccggcttttttagtgccaagatttggttctATAGTTGTCATagagaaaaaattaaaatacaaaatatgttaataaataagcgtcaattttatttacatataatttagtacctatattttatttacaaattagaGAATTAAATTAAGAGATCGCCACCATCTTTATACGACTACTGCATTCCTAAGTGTTCCGCCCCTTACCGTCTCTCCATAGCTAGCATGCCACTGTTTCGAATGTTTAACATAATCATTCTTATTCTGGAAACCAGCACCACATTCCGAACACACTAACTTATATGCGGCGCTGTGACTACGCATATGCTTGCGAAGCGTCATCTTATGCATGTAAGCATTCTTGCATATCGGGCATATAAAGTTCCTCTCTCCAGTATGTCCGAGCATATGCTGCTTCAATTTAGACTCTATGCTGAAGCATTTCGAACAAACTTCGCATTTAAACTTCTCCGTGTGAAATCTTGTTGTATGTTGCGTTATTGCTCGACGAGTAGTGAAGGTAGCTTTGCAGAGATGGCAGGAGAATGTCTTAATGATACCGTGAACTTCTTTCAAATGTATCATCTTACTGTAATGCTCTTTGAAGGTTAAGTCACATTGAGGACATTTTTTCGGTGTTACCCTAGCTTTTCCCTTGTGTATAATTTCTGTATGGTATTTCAGCTGACTTTTCTTAGAGAAAACAGAGTCGCAGTGCTTACAATTGAACTTAATATTGAAGTGAGTTTCTTTATGCTTCATCAAGAAATGTTGGTTTAAAAATCCAGCACCACAGCTCTCGCAAACGACTTTCCCTACATGGCAATTCATGTGagaatttaaaagtggaaacgAATGGAATTCGCCATCGCAAATGTGGCAGATGAAGAAACCATTTTTCAACTCCATAAAGTATTCAGTCATGCCGTTCAACGCGGGGAAAAATTCCTTCTTATGTTCTGTCTCTAAATGTTCTCTTACGGCATTTAAATTGGTGTATCTTTGGTTGCACAGACGGCATCTTAAATCAGATATGTCGACTTGTAACGTCCTCTTTCCTTTATGGACATATTTCTCTAATATAACCTTGAAATTGTCTGTAATCTCATGTGCTGACGTGTGCTGCAGTAGAACTGGCAGTTCTGAGTGGTACTCCATGCAGTAGAAGCATTTGAAGCTAGATCCCATGAATATGAAAGGTCGGACGGTGGTGTACATTATGAAGGAGGCCGCGTTTTTGCGCTCCGGCACTGTCATTTGCCAGATACTCGTTTCTGATATTGACTCGCCTGTGGAAGAAAATATTCAGGTTTAATTGATAGCTGAACCAGCTCTTGAGTGATGGTTGACAACACTTTAAGATGTTCTTAAAGGCCAAAACATTGAATCACGACATGCAACTTATTATACTATCCTACAcagaaattataaaaaaaagcaAAGCTGGAATATATATACCTTTTCATAGACGTTAAGAGAAGTCTTATCCTAATAACTATTCGTAATTAAAAATCTAAGGTATTGTTACATTTTTTATTGACTCCAACTCTACAAAGTTTCGCAATTATAACCGGTTGAGGGTTCTTGTCCTATTAAGTTCCAGACTAATTTTAGGAGCCTGCTTTCAAATGTGTTTTTGTAAGTCATCCATCAGTGCCATCTCATTTCCCATACCCAATTTCACCTGTAAAGGACTTCCTTCTGTGTTTGTATGTCAGGTTGTCATCATATGTTGCTGCTTCCGAATTCAAAGTATAGGTTTTGGTATCTCTTCTTTCTGGTTAAATAAGTGGTAGGTAATATTTTTCAGTCATTACATGTACTACACTACATCTGCCAATATTTTTCATCGAACTATAACATTGCTAGACGACGCATGCCACTGCTTCGTATGTTTGACAAAGTCATTCTTATTTTGAAAGCCTGCACCACATTCTGCACACACAAACTTATAAGCTGCATTATGACTACGCATATGTTTTCGCAACGTCATTTTATGCATATATGCGTTTTTGCATATCGGGCATATGAAGTTCCGTTCACCAGTATGTCCCCGCATATGCTGCTTTAACTTCGATTCTATGCTGAAGCATTTAGAGCAAATCTCGCATTTATATTTTTCCGTATGGTATCTAGTTGTATGCTGAGTGATCGCCCATCGCGATGTGAACTTAGCTTTGCAAATATGGCATTCATATGTCTGCGAAACTCCATGGACTTCTTTAAGATGGATCACTTTACTGTAATGTTCCTTAAATGTTTCATCGCACTGTGGACATTTTTTAGGTTTGACTCTCTCTTGAcctttgtgaatgattttagtGTGGTATTTCAGCTGACTCTTCTTGCCGAATACGGCCGTACATTCCttacaattaaatttattatctaGGTGAGTTTCtttgtgttttaaaaggaaGTATTTGTTCAAGAAACCGGCTCCACATGTCTCGCAGACCACTTTGCCAACATGACAATTCATGTGAGAGTTAAGTAGAGAGAATGTGTGAAAATCGTTGTCACAGATGTGACATACGAAGGCACCGTTCTTTAATTCCATGTTGTACTCAGTCATGCCATTGCTGGCCGGATAGAAAGGCTTTTCGTGTTGATTTTGTAGATGCTCTTTAACCGTTTGAAGATCATGATATTTTAAACTACATAAACGGCAGTGTAGATCTGATATATCGACTTGTAAGACCCTCTTTTCTTTGTGAACGTATTTCTCTAAGAGTTCTGATTCTTCAGGGATTTCGTGGTTGCTGGTGTGGTCAAGTAAAGCAGGAAGTTTGGAGAAATATTCAGCGCAGTAGAAGCACTTGAAACAAGTTCCCATGAATATGAAGGGCCTGACTGTGGTGTATTGAATGAATGTAGCTGCGTTTTTCCTTTCTGGTAGCGTCATTTGCCACACGCTTGTTTTTATGCTTGGTCTATCGTCTGTGGAAGAAAGATATCACGTTTAATGATATTGACAAATTGAGTTAATCTtagttaaattattataaatgtaatattACCTGGATCTTGCTACTGCCAATGTTGGTTGGACTTTCATCTTATCTAATGGCGTAGGGTAACATAGAAGAAAAGAAACTCTGAAATTACTTAAAACTTAAATCTTTATTGCTAAGAGATCATAGGCATTATAGGCATGTCACCTTTTGAGATTGTGTGTAACGGTACAATTCATATTTCGTTGCAATATTTCGAGAGGTAGTTAACTGACTAGTTcttttacaaaaatacaatatgtTTCCCTCTATAACGGTTTAGTTCACGGTAAAATTAAAGAAACACCGCGGATGCCACTCCTTAACGTGCTTGTTAAAATCGTTTCGGTTCGGAAAACCAGCCCCACATTCTGCACACATGAATTTATTATAATCATCCCCTTGTAAATGCGTCCTCATATGTTGCTTCAAGCTTTTCTGATGTCTGTATGCTTTCTGACACAAGTTGCATACAAAATTTCTCTCCCCAGTGTGAGATACCATGTGTTTCTTCAACGTCGTGCGGCAGCTGAAACTCTTCTTGCATATTTCGCATTGAGTTTTTTGCGTATGAAACTTATTCGTGTGCATCGTTAAAGCTCGACGGCTTGGAAAGGTGGATTTACAAGTCTCACATTCAAAAGTGAAGGTTATTCCGTGGGCTTCTTTCAAATGCCGCAGTTTTCGGAAATGTTCGAAGAATCTTTCCGGGCAATGTGGGCATCGGAGCATTCTCATCCTAGTCGAACCTTCATGAGCTTTTTCTATATGATACTTTAAGTTGGAGCTAGTTGTGTATACCTTTTTGCACTTCTCACAAGGGTAGCCTCCTGGTAAATGTATCTCCTTATGCTGCATCAGCCGCTGATGTGTCATAAATCCGACTCCACATGTTTCACAGATCGCATTACTAAAGTGAACATTCATATGTCGGTTCAGAAGTATGAATGTCTGAAAAATTTTGCTGCATATGTGACAAGAAAACTGTCCGTTGGTTACAGTCAAGTTATAAGCAACTAATCCATTTCCAGACTtggtaaactctttattgtgtTTATCTGTTAGATGTTCGCGAATTTTGTCTAAATCACTGAAGTTTTCATTACAAATTCTGCATTTCAGTGCTGATATATCCACTTTAACTGTTCGTTTCCCTTTCGGGAGTAGCTCCTTCAAAATGTTGTCTGTTTTAGGTATTTCGTGGGTGTCTGTGTGTTGTAGTAATGCGTTGATTTCGGAGTAGTGTTCGTGGCAGAAGAAGCACTTGAAAAAGTAGCGGCAGTAGACGAAGGGTCGGACGGTGGTGTGTTCTAGGAAGACGGCCGCGTTCTGTCGCTCGGACACCGTCATCTCCCAAATACTGGTGATGGCTCCTTGCCGAGGGTCCAGGCCTGAGGGAACAAAGGTCAGTTTGAATGTTTCCTCCAATCCTCTTAGTGCTCAAAATCACAACATGCAATGCACAAACCAAGTGTGGATACCTACTTTTGTTATGCAGGTTGCAGTTGAACCGTTTCCTTTCAACATTTAAGCTAATATTGTTAATCTGCAGATGAACAATGCCGATGACGATATAAATTAAGGCAATTAATTGTAGGTCATAAAATATcaactttatttgcactaaGTATGATTTGGTTATTGATAGTCTGTAAAAACTTACTACTTAGATcactaaaataattattaaagctTATACGTCACTTAGTCTTTAAATTATGCACGTTGCAATTGTGTCAttcaatcaatttaaaaataatttaaaactcgAATTTAAGTAGTGTACGTAATAAATTATCAGCGAATATTATGCCAATGATCGCAGTGATTTCTGTTTAAGCATTTAAAAACGGTTATTAATATGGcactaaatattaaaatataatagtaGGTAAAGTCTTTGTTTAGAAATATACTTCGTAATCTATCAGTTTGATCACAATTATAAGAGTGATTATTTTAAAGCATCTAATCAAATTTTTACTTCCTCTTTATTCCTTTCAGCTCATGAGTTCAGATCCAAAATTTTTGACAATAGTCTTAAACTGCCACTGAGGATGCCACTGCTTCATATGCTTGTTGTAATCGTTCCTATTATGGAAGCCGCTGCCGCATTCAGAGCACGAGAACTTCCACACAGGCCCGTGAACCCTCATGTGCTGTCTCAGCGTCCTCTCGTGCATGTAAGCCTTCTGACATATCGAGCAGAAGAAATTCCTCTCCCCCGTATGACCTCTCATATGCATCTTCAACAAGGATTTTGTCCCAAAGCATTTCCCGCAAATCTTGCACTGGATTTTTTGCGTGTGTAACTTAGTTGTATGTTCCGTCAAAGCTCTTCTTGTCGGAAAAACTGCTTTACACATCTGGCACTCGAAAGAAAAGGTGATTCCGTGCGCTTCTTTCAGATGTGTCATTTTACGATAATGCTCAGCGAACCTTTCCAAGCAATGAGGACATTTTAAAGGCTTTATCTTCTTTGCATTGGTGACttcatgttttttaaataagtgGTAACGTAGTTTTAACTTAGTGGTGAATACTTCTTGGCATTTGTCGCATTTGTGGACACCGTTTTGATGGACTATCCTATGGTTGATAAGGCGTTGGTGAGACATGAAGCCGAGGCCGCAAGTTTCGCAAACGACGCTGAAATGAACGTTCATATGCCTATTGAGAAGGAAGAAAGAGTTGAAGGTTTTAGAGCACTTGTGACAGGATAAGAGGCCGTTATTTGTACTTAGATCATACGCCATGAGACCGTTTCCTGCTGTGTTGAATTCCTTCTTATGCGCCGCTGTTAAATGTTTTCTTATATCGTCCAAGTCTGAATACTTTTGTTCGCAAAGCTTGCATTTTAGACCTGAAATATCAACTTTTATAACCCGTTTCCCTTTTCGTAAATACTGTTTGAGTAAGCAGCACCTTTCTGGTGTGACGTGGAACGCTGTGTGTTGTAACACAGAGTGGATCTCTGGGAAGACTTCGTTACAGTAGAAGCACTTGAAATTAGCCTGCTGGTAAAAGAAGGGCTTGATAGTAGTGAACTCTAGGAAAGTGGCGGCGTTCTGCCGTTCCGATATGGTCATTTGCCAGATACTCGTCCGTGGCCCGGATCGATGACTTGCCGGTAATCCTGGGGAAGAAAATTTGCCTATTAAACCGACAGGTCGGAAAGAAAAACTGATATTCACGTGCAAAATAAACTAACCTTTGTTCAGCATCTTTGGACAGGAGTGGTGAAAAAGGAACCCAATTTTTGTTTCATGAGTTTTacgaataggtacctactctaaacTAAACCAATAATTAGGGAAAGTGCACTATATAGTTTGTTCGAATCATTATAACCACCGTGTTTTTACAAATATGAATGCAGAATAAGTTAGGCTAATTCCTTTTATCTTAGAATAAGACTTGTGTAAATATAAGcatggtgtttatttttttctacattgTTTCTGTATGTTATGTTACACTGTGAAAACTGTTTATGTGGGCAACAAGCGCTTCACTATCACAGCAATTCATTCCACATACAGTACACGATACTCCAAGATCGTGAGACCTGGAGTGCTCTCTTAAATTCTTCATCCTCGCATAAGCTTTTCCGCAAATATTGCATTTGAAGCTCTTTTCTCCAGAATGTATCACCATGTGTCTAGAGAGACAGTATTTTGAGAAGAATCTAGCGTGGCACACGCTACATTCATGATTACGCTCTTGTAGGTGAACTGATCTTATATGGAGTAGCAGGTGATATTTCAAATCATATTCTCTTCCGCATGTCTCGCATCTAAATAAACCTGTGCTTTGGTTGTGCACGATTCGCAAATGTTTTGTTCTCTGATAGTCCGAGTTAAATCTCTCTGGACATATTGGGCATCTTCTTGGATGTTGCTTTTTATGTACACCTCGTACGTGTAACGTCCTTTTAGCGGCGTTACTG encodes:
- the LOC125239635 gene encoding zinc finger protein 189-like isoform X13 gives rise to the protein MEGKSTDWVRGPSGPTVCRCCFAEGCYKDISTEYFWMGKKEVYCEMLTETFDLSIAFAQTSGPNSNSRLICEPCISRLRDASEFKKQVQECEKMFMQYLDPGRSTVEEIQLEITQEPMEKGVKLEPVKLEKNQSDDDFDDRGGFEDMDEDDLDDQPLTKLASKVPKKESVDLLDLLDNAKAEKRKSSTKAKASPAKKAKTKKETPKATVSKPKPEKKKKGESISETSIWQMTVPERKNAASFIMYTTVRPFIFMGSSFKCFYCMEYHSELPVLLQHTSAHEITDNFKVILEKYVHKGKRTLQVDISDLRCRLCNQRYTNLNAVREHLETEHKKEFFPALNGMTEYFMELKNGFFICHICDGEFHSFPLLNSHMNCHVGKVVCESCGAGFLNQHFLMKHKETHFNIKFNCKHCDSVFSKKSQLKYHTEIIHKGKARVTPKKCPQCDLTFKEHYSKMIHLKEVHGIIKTFSCHLCKATFTTRRAITQHTTRFHTEKFKCEVCSKCFSIESKLKQHMLGHTGERNFICPICKNAYMHKMTLRKHMRSHSAAYKLVCSECGAGFQNKNDYVKHSKQWHASYGETVRGGTLRNAVVV
- the LOC125239635 gene encoding gastrula zinc finger protein XlCGF26.1-like isoform X18; amino-acid sequence: MEGKSTDWVRGPSGPTVCRCCFAEGCYKDISTEYFWMGKKEVYCEMLTETFDLSIAFAQTSGPNSNSRLICEPCISRLRDASEFKKQVQECEKMFMQYLDPGRSTVEEIQLEITQEPMEKGVKLEPVKLEKNQSDDDFDDRGGFEDMDEDDLDDQPLTKLASKVPKKESVDLLDLLDNAKAEKRKSSTKAKASPAKKAKTKKETPKATVSKPKPEKKKKDDRPSIKTSVWQMTLPERKNAATFIQYTTVRPFIFMGTCFKCFYCAEYFSKLPALLDHTSNHEIPEESELLEKYVHKEKRVLQVDISDLHCRLCSLKYHDLQTVKEHLQNQHEKPFYPASNGMTEYNMELKNGAFVCHICDNDFHTFSLLNSHMNCHVGKVVCETCGAGFLNKYFLLKHKETHLDNKFNCKECTAVFGKKSQLKYHTKIIHKGQERVKPKKCPQCDETFKEHYSKVIHLKEVHGVSQTYECHICKAKFTSRWAITQHTTRYHTEKYKCEICSKCFSIESKLKQHMRGHTGERNFICPICKNAYMHKMTLRKHMRSHNAAYKFVCAECGAGFQNKNDFVKHTKQWHASSSNVIVR
- the LOC125239635 gene encoding zinc finger protein 570-like isoform X17, which gives rise to MEGKSTDWVRGPSGPTVCRCCFAEGCYKDISTEYFWMGKKEVYCEMLTETFDLSIAFAQTSGPNSNSRLICEPCISRLRDASEFKKQVQECEKMFMQYLDPGRSTVEEIQLEITQEPMEKGVKLEPVKLEKNQSDDDFDDRGGFEDMDEDDLDDQPLTKLASKVPKKESVDLLDLLDNAKAEKRKSSTKAKASPAKKAKTKKETPKATVSKPKPEKKKKGLDPRQGAITSIWEMTVSERQNAAVFLEHTTVRPFVYCRYFFKCFFCHEHYSEINALLQHTDTHEIPKTDNILKELLPKGKRTVKVDISALKCRICNENFSDLDKIREHLTDKHNKEFTKSGNGLVAYNLTVTNGQFSCHICSKIFQTFILLNRHMNVHFSNAICETCGVGFMTHQRLMQHKEIHLPGGYPCEKCKKVYTTSSNLKYHIEKAHEGSTRMRMLRCPHCPERFFEHFRKLRHLKEAHGITFTFECETCKSTFPSRRALTMHTNKFHTQKTQCEICKKSFSCRTTLKKHMVSHTGERNFVCNLCQKAYRHQKSLKQHMRTHLQGDDYNKFMCAECGAGFPNRNDFNKHVKEWHPRCFFNFTVN
- the LOC125239635 gene encoding zinc finger protein 431-like isoform X12, whose amino-acid sequence is MEGKSTDWVRGPSGPTVCRCCFAEGCYKDISTEYFWMGKKEVYCEMLTETFDLSIAFAQTSGPNSNSRLICEPCISRLRDASEFKKQVQECEKMFMQYLDPGRSTVEEIQLEITQEPMEKGVKLEPVKLEKNQSDDDFDDRGGFEDMDEDDLDDQPLTKLASKVPKKESVDLLDLLDNAKAEKRKSSTKAKASPAKKAKTKKETPKATVSKPKPEKKKKGLPASHRSGPRTSIWQMTISERQNAATFLEFTTIKPFFYQQANFKCFYCNEVFPEIHSVLQHTAFHVTPERCCLLKQYLRKGKRVIKVDISGLKCKLCEQKYSDLDDIRKHLTAAHKKEFNTAGNGLMAYDLSTNNGLLSCHKCSKTFNSFFLLNRHMNVHFSVVCETCGLGFMSHQRLINHRIVHQNGVHKCDKCQEVFTTKLKLRYHLFKKHEVTNAKKIKPLKCPHCLERFAEHYRKMTHLKEAHGITFSFECQMCKAVFPTRRALTEHTTKLHTQKIQCKICGKCFGTKSLLKMHMRGHTGERNFFCSICQKAYMHERTLRQHMRVHGPVWKFSCSECGSGFHNRNDYNKHMKQWHPQWQFKTIVKNFGSELMS